GGACGGTGAGCATGCCGCCGGCGTTGACGGTCGCGCCGATCACCGGATCGCCGGGACCTACTTCGACCGGTACCGATTCGCCGGTCAGCATGCTCATGTCGAGGGCCGAATTCCCCTCGGTGACCACACCGTCGGTGGCGACCTTCTCACCCGGGCGAACCAGGAACAGATCGGCGACCCGCAGCTCCGCCACCGGAACGCGATGCTCGGCACCGTCACGCAGCACGGCCACATCCTTGGCGCCGAGTTCGAGCAGTGCCCGCAGCGCGGATCCGGCCCGGTCCTTGGCGCGAGTCTCGAAGTACCGTCCGGCCAGGATGAACACGATCACCCCGGCGGCGACCTCGAGATAGATGTTGGACGCCGCGGCGGCGGGCTCGACCGAGAAGCTGAAACCGTGCTTCATTCCCGGCATCCCGGCGTCACCGAAGAACAGGGCGTACACCGACCAGGTGTAGGCGGCGAGCGTGCCGAGTGAGATGAGCGTGTCCATGGTGGCGGTGGCGTGCCGGGCATTGGTCCAGGCGGCGCGATGGAACGCGGCGCCGCCCCAGAACACCACCGGGGTGGCCAACGTCAGCGAAAGCCATTGCCAGTTGCGGAATTGCAGCGCTGGGATCATCGCCAGCGCGATGACCGGAATCGCCAGTGCGAGACTCACCAGCAGCCGGTTGCGCAGGTTCCGCAGCGCCGAATCGGCCGGAACATCATCGGCGGCGGAGGCTTCCGCCGGCCGGATGTCGTGCACGGTCGCGGTGTAGCCGGTGTCGACGACACGTTCGATGAGCTGATCCGGCGTCACCGATTCGGGGAAGCTGACCTTCGCCTTCTCGGTGGCGTAGTTGACCGTGGCGGTGACGCCGTCGAGCCGGTTGAGCTTCTTCTCGATGCGAGCGGCGCAGGAGGCGCAGGTCATCCCACCGATATCGAGTTCGATGGAGCGCTCGGTCGTGGGCGCGCTCATTGGTGACCTCCTCCGTGCTGGTTGTGGCTGTTGTGGTCGGTTGTGTCACTGCCCACGGCGTTCGCGGTGAACTCCGCGGTGTGGACCGTGCCCTCGTGGGCGAAGTCCAGATACAAGCGGTAGGCGGCGACACCGGGTGCCTGGGCGTGGAAGGCGACCTGTGGCCCGGCGGGAGTCGAACCGACCTCGCCTTCCGGATGAACATGAAGATAGGACAGATCGTTCCCGCGCAGCGCCACCAGGTGCCCGTAGGCGCCCAGATACGGCTGCAGATCGGTGACCGGTTTCCCGTCCTTGCTGATGGTGAAGTTCACCTGGCTGCCGCCGGTGGACAGATCGCCGTCCATGCGCACCTGATAGCCGTCGACGGCGGTGGTGCGTGACGCCGGTGGCAGTGGGATGTCGGTGGCCGGTCCGGCGACCGTGAAGGTCTTGCTCAGCACCAGTTCGCCGGGGGCGCCGGTCGGCTGGGAATCGGCGAAGATCCGGTAGGTGCCGGGTTCGGACCAGGCCCAATCGATGGACCAGGTGCCGGCGGCATCGCGAACCGGGTGCACATGCCGGTACTCGGTCGTATCGGAGCGCACCGCGATCAGGTGCAGATCCTTCTCGTGCAGGTCGCGATAGGTGGTGACGGGAGCGCCGTCGGGGCCGTCGATCCGGAAGCGCAGACTGCCGGTGGTGTCGGTGGACGTGGGCGCGCTGAGTGCGGTGAGGGTGTATCCGGCCTCGGTGGCCCGTAATCCGGCGCCCGCGGCCTCGTTCGTGGCGGAGATGTGGTGCCCGGAGGCCGGTTCGGCCGGATCGCCCACGAGCGATCCGATACCGAACGCGGCCCCGAACAACACGACCAGCCCGCCGCCGAACGCGGCGAACCTGAGTCTGTCTTTCATGTCAGCTCGCCACCTGATATCCCGCCTCGTCGACGGCGGCGGTGACGTCGGCCCGAGGCAGCGGCGCGGCGGATTCGACCTGGACGCGACCGGAGGCGAGGTCCACATCGACGCTGGTCACGCCGTCGATCTTGCCGATCTCCTTCTGCACCGACGCCACGCAGTGGCCGCAGGTCATTCCGGTGACGGTGTAGGTGCTGGTAGCCATGATCGCTTCCTTCGCTCGCTCTTA
The genomic region above belongs to Nocardia spumae and contains:
- a CDS encoding heavy-metal-associated domain-containing protein is translated as MATSTYTVTGMTCGHCVASVQKEIGKIDGVTSVDVDLASGRVQVESAAPLPRADVTAAVDEAGYQVAS